GAAGGTAGCGCCATGACAAGAACCCCTTCGGATCTATTTAAAAAGAGAAGTGCGACCAACGAATTTCTCGTTTCCAGTTCCGACGAGTCCGCCGCGAAAGACGATGGGGTCTCGGCCCGCCCCGACACCGGTCCGGACGAAGATACGGACCTTGCGGCCGGATTTCCAAGTACGCTGGACCGGCAGGGTCTAAGACAGGCCGTTGAAACCGACTATGGCGCCGTCGTGCCGATCTGCGTTCTCGCGGTTCGGTTGACGTTCCAAAACCGCCGCCTGGATGCATCGAAGAAAGAAAGCCGCCCATCGGAAAATCTGGCGGCCGTTCTGGGGCCGCTGGTGGACATCTGCCGCGATTGCGGCGGCATCTGGGCACGCATCGGCAACCGCCGATTCGCCTTTGCCTTTCCCCGTGCAGACGCCAAAACAGGCCGGGAAATAGCGAAGCGGATGCAGACAGCGCTTCCCTCGGACAATTCGGTCGGCATCACTGCCGGTGTGGCCCTCTATCCGACGGCCAACGAAACCCGCGCCCAAACCGTCGACAATGCCGAAAAAGCGCTGGAGCACGCCGGCTTCTTCGGTCCCGGGAGCATTACCGAATTCGATGCGGTAAGCCTGAACATCAGCGGCGACCGACTCTACCAGGCCGGAGACATCCGGGGCGCCATCGGCGAATTCGAAAAAGGGCTGCGCCTGGATCCGTGTGACACCAATCTGCTCAACAGTTTAGGGGTGTGCCACGGGGTGCTCGAAGAGTACGCACAGGCGCTGACGGCTTTCGAGACGGCCATCTGGCTGGCACCGGAGGAGATCATGCCGGTCTACAATCGGGGGTTTATATTTCTACGCCAGGGCCAAACCCGGCAGGCCCTGGATGCGTTTCTGGCCGCCAATGCGATGGAGTCGGGCGTTTTCGAGGTGGTCTTTCACATCGGACAGATCCATATGGACAGCGGTCGGCCCGAACAGGCCAGGCCGTATCTGGAAGCCGCCGTTCGGGCCAACAACCGCTCCGCTGCCGCATACCGGCAACTGGGCGCCTGCCTGGACAGGCTGGGCCTGACCAAGGAAGCGGTTCAGGCTTACAAAGCGGTCGTCAAGATCAATCCGGAGGATGCCGCGTCGCTCTCCATGCTGGGACGGCTATACGCCAAACGTGGTGAAAGCCTGGACGTGGCTGCGGTCCTTTGTGAGCAGAGTGTACGCATCGCACCGGACAACGGCCTTTTCCGGCATCGCCTGGGCCGGGTATATCTGGAACTGGGACGGCTGGACGTCGCCCTGGCCGAATTCGAACTGGCTGCCGCGCAGGGTTATGACAGCCGGGTCATGATCGAGGAGACCCAGGACCGCATGATGGCGTCCAAGGCATCCTGAAAAACCGTACAAAAACCATCGAAAGGGGTTGCCCCGCCGCTTGGCGTGCTTACTTTTGATTTCTTTTCCGAACCCGAACGTTATATCAAGGAGATCGATTTCCAATGCCCATCTACGAATATCATTGCAAGGCGTGTGGCCAGAACTTCGAGCACCTGGTGCTCGGCGGCAGCGAACCGTCCCATTGTCCCCACTGCGACGACACCCAAGTGTGCCGCCTGATGTCCGCCTGTGGATTTGTGAGCAAAGGCAGCGGCGGCGAAACGGTTCGCCAATCGGCGTCGTCCTCGTCCTGTACGGGCTGCACGGCATCCAGTTGCGCGAGTTGTGGCCACTGATGGCAGAGCAAACCATTGTCATCGGCACCCGGGGAAGCCAACTGGCCCTGTGGCAGGCCAATTGGGTCAAAAAGGCCATCGAAGACAGCCATCGGGATGTGGCCGTCGAACTGTCCATTATCAAAACCAAGGGAGACAAGATTCTGGACGTCCCTCTGGCCAAGGTGGGTGGCAAGGGCCTCTTCGTCAAAGAGATCGAAGAGGCGCTGCTGGACCGGCGCATCGATCTGGCCGTGCACAGCATGAAGGACATGCCCGCCGATATCCCCGCAGGTTTGTGCATCGGCGCCATCCCTAAAAGAGAAGAACCCCGGGATGTTATAATTTCAAGGGAAAATCGGCCCCTCGATCAGCTTAAGCACGGTGCCCGCATCGGCACCAGCAGTCTTCGCCGGGCCGCACAACTGCTCCATGTCCGCCCCGATTTCGTCATCGTCCCGCTACGCGGCAACCTGGACACCCGCTTGAAAAAGCTGCATGCCGAATCGCTGGACGCCATCGTGCTGGCGGCCGCGGGCGTCCGCCGCATGGGCCTGTCCGAACGCATTACCCAGGTTCTGGACGAAACGGTCATGCTGCCGGCTGTTGGCCAGGGCGCCCTGTGCATCGAAATCCGCGAGCAGGATCCACGCATCGCCGCAGTGGTCGGCCCCCTGGACGATGCGGCCACCCGGACGGTGGTGTTGGGAGAACGGGCTTTTCTGAACCGGCTGGAGGGGGGCTGCCAGGTGCCCATCGCCGCCCACGGACATATCGACAACCGGGGCTACACGCTTACCGGCCTGGTTTGCGATGTGGACGGCTCCCATCGAATCGAACAAGTACGAACCGGCCCTGAATCCCGGAGCGAACGGATCGGTATAGAGCTGGCTGAAGCGCTGCTGGCCGAGGGCGCCGGAGATATTCTGGAAAGACTCAATGCGGATGCACACAACTAATTCGACAGGACGCGTCTATCTGGTAGGGGCCGGCCCCGGAGATCCCGGCCTGATTACGGTCAAAGGGGTCGACTGCATCGCCCGGGCTGATGTGGTGATCTACGATTACCTGGCCTCGCCGACCCTGCTGGCCCACGCCAATCCAGACGCGGAGATGATTTACGTGGGCAAAAAGGGCGGCGACCACACCCTTGCCCAGGAAGGCATCAACGCGCTTATCGTGGAAAAGGCCCGCCAGGGCTTGACCGTGGCCCGGCTCAAGGGGGGCGACCCGTTTATTTTCGGCCGCGGGGGCGAGGAGGCCGAAGTGCTCATCGCTGCCGGCGTGCCCTTCGAGGTGGTTCCCGGGGTTACCGCCGCCATCGGTGCATCGGCATATGCGGGTATTCCGCTGACCCACCGCGACCATACCTCCGACGTGGCTTTCGTTACCGGCCACGAAGACCCCACCAAAAGCGAATCCAGCATTGATTGGAAGGCTCTGGCCACCGGCATCGGCACCCTGGTTTTTTTCATGGGGGTAAAAAATCTGCCCTCCATCGCAGCCAACCTGATGGCCAATGGAAGACCGGCCGACACCCCGGTGGCGGTGGTCCGCTGGGGGACCACGCCAAAGCAAAAGACCGTTACCGGCACCCTGGCCAGCATCGAAGACGATGTCCGCACAGCCGGCATCAAAGCCCCGGCCATCATCATCGTCGGCACCGTGGTCAACCTGCGAAAAACCATGCGCTGGTTCGAAAACCGGCCCCTGTTTGGCCGCCGCATCGTAGTCACCCGGGCACGGGAGCAGGCCAGCGACCTGATCCGGCAACTGACGGAACTGGGGGCCGAAGCGATCCAGTGCCCCACGATCCAGGTTAAACCGCCCCGGGACTGGACGCCGGTGGACGCAGCCATCAACGCCATCGACCAATATGGCTGGCTCATCTTCACCAGCGTCAACGGCGTGGATTATTTCTTTGACCGTCTGTTTGAAAAAGGACGCGATGCCCGTGCTCTGGGACATCTCAAAACGGCGGCCATCGGGCCGGCCACGGCCAAACGCCTTGAAACCCGGGGGCTGAGAAGCGACATCGTGCCCGACAACTACCGTGCCGAAGCCGTTGTGAAGGCCTTTGCCGAAACCGACGTCCGGGGAACCCGCATCCTGCTGCCCAGGGCCAGGGAAGCCCGCAGCGTGCTTCCCGTCGAGCTGACCGGTATGGGGGCGTCGGTAAACGAGGTCACGGTTTACGAAACCTGGCAGGCGGAAAACAGCGGCGGCGAGTTGGTCAAGCGGCTGAAGGAAGGCACCATCGATATGGTCACCTTCACCAGTTCCTCCACGGTGAAAAATTTCTGCAAACTGTTGCCACCGGAGGCTGCACAGCGTTTGATGAAAGGGGTCACCGTGGCCAGCATCGGCCCCATCACCTCCCGGACCGCAAGGGAATCGGGCCTGGCGGTAACCCTGGAGGCCGAAGTCTACACGATCCCGGGCCTAGTCCAGGCGATTTTGGATTATCCCTGGCAAAACCGGTGACGCTTGCCCTTGCAACCATTTAACGACCTTTAAGCCTTCAGCGCCCAGAAATGCCTATGGCCAATGAACCGAATAAGGATGCCCCCTTCGCCGAAAAGCTCGTGGACCGGGAGAAACGGCACCTGAACTATCTTCGCGTTTCCATCACCGACCGCTGCAATCTCAGATGTTTGTACTGCGCTCCGGAAGGCCGCATCCCCAAACTAGGCCACGACGACATCCTCAGCTACGAGGAGATCCTGCGGCTGGTCCGCATCGGCATTCGGCTCGGCATTCGCAAAATCCGCATCACGGGCGGCGAGCCCCTGGTCAGGAAAGGGGCCGTCGATCTGCTGCGGCGGTTGGTTGCCCTGCCCGAACTCGAAGACGTCTCCCTGACCACCAACGGCGTCCTGCTGGCGTCCAAAGCGCAGGAAATTTACGATGCCGGCGTTCGCCGCATCAACATCAGCCTGGATTCGCTCGTCCCTGAGAAATTCGCCCAGATTACCGGCTACGACAGGTTCGAGCGGGTATGGGCCGGGATCGAGCGGGCCCACGAAATCGGCTTCTCCCCTATCAAGATCAATGTGGTGGCCATGCGCGGCATCAACGACGACGAAATTCTCGACCTCGGCCGGCTTTCAATAGACCATCCCTTTCACATCCGTTTCATCGAATACATGCCCATCGGCAACAGCCGCACCAGCTCCCGGGACCAGCTCCTGACTCCGGAAATCCGGCAAAAAATTTCCAGATTGGGCGATTTGATCCCGGTGGAAAACCACTGCCATGACGGCCCGGCCAAACGGTATCGTCTGGCCGGCGCCCGGGGGGAAATCGGGTTCATCAGCGCCCTGAGCCAGCATTTCTGCAGCCGCTGCAACCGCCTGCGACTGACCGCCGACGGCAAGCTGCGCGCCTGCCTGCTCTCCGACCGTCACGAATCGCTCAAGGAACCGCTCAGAGGGGGGGCATCGGATGAGGCCTTGGCCGAAATTTTTCGGACCGCCGTGCGCCGGAAAGCGGCCAGGCACCACCTTGCCTTGAATCGTTGCACAACGGTCAATGACCAGATGCAGGGTATCGGTGGGTAGCCAACCACAACCCCTTGGTACCATTCCGCTGTTCCCGTTTGCCTCACCAGGAAGGCCCTCATCCCTATATAACCCCTTGCATCGAAAGGAAATCTGTGTTAGTTGTTTTCCTGGATGAAGATAGGTTGGGGCAGAATTGCCCACCTTGGCACCTTGGTTCTGAGCAACAATTCATCTGTTTTCCCTGCACTGATTTGGTATGTCGACACTGAGGTTCAACCATGGAGCGGGCAAATTTGTACCCGGATGAAATCCAAGCGGAAACAGCTGTCGGTTCGGAGGAAAGGCAGCGTCTTGCCACCCATCCCGCACCGCCTCCCAAGGTAGAGACAGAACGTACTGCAAAAACCATCGGCCTCGGTCAGCTCATCAACAAGCTGAACCATCTTAATTTTGTCGACAAACCCCTTTTCGTAAATTTTCGCCATAAACGATACCCCCGGATGCTGTCCATCAAGGCCTCTCCCCAACCCTGCCAGGATGAACATTTGGCCTGCCTTTGGCAGCAGGATCCGGGAAGCATTGTCGAGCACCCGGATTTATTTAATTTCGAAAATATCATTATCCCGGACGG
This window of the uncultured Desulfosarcina sp. genome carries:
- the hemC gene encoding hydroxymethylbilane synthase, encoding MAEQTIVIGTRGSQLALWQANWVKKAIEDSHRDVAVELSIIKTKGDKILDVPLAKVGGKGLFVKEIEEALLDRRIDLAVHSMKDMPADIPAGLCIGAIPKREEPRDVIISRENRPLDQLKHGARIGTSSLRRAAQLLHVRPDFVIVPLRGNLDTRLKKLHAESLDAIVLAAAGVRRMGLSERITQVLDETVMLPAVGQGALCIEIREQDPRIAAVVGPLDDAATRTVVLGERAFLNRLEGGCQVPIAAHGHIDNRGYTLTGLVCDVDGSHRIEQVRTGPESRSERIGIELAEALLAEGAGDILERLNADAHN
- the cobA gene encoding uroporphyrinogen-III C-methyltransferase, which translates into the protein MHTTNSTGRVYLVGAGPGDPGLITVKGVDCIARADVVIYDYLASPTLLAHANPDAEMIYVGKKGGDHTLAQEGINALIVEKARQGLTVARLKGGDPFIFGRGGEEAEVLIAAGVPFEVVPGVTAAIGASAYAGIPLTHRDHTSDVAFVTGHEDPTKSESSIDWKALATGIGTLVFFMGVKNLPSIAANLMANGRPADTPVAVVRWGTTPKQKTVTGTLASIEDDVRTAGIKAPAIIIVGTVVNLRKTMRWFENRPLFGRRIVVTRAREQASDLIRQLTELGAEAIQCPTIQVKPPRDWTPVDAAINAIDQYGWLIFTSVNGVDYFFDRLFEKGRDARALGHLKTAAIGPATAKRLETRGLRSDIVPDNYRAEAVVKAFAETDVRGTRILLPRAREARSVLPVELTGMGASVNEVTVYETWQAENSGGELVKRLKEGTIDMVTFTSSSTVKNFCKLLPPEAAQRLMKGVTVASIGPITSRTARESGLAVTLEAEVYTIPGLVQAILDYPWQNR
- a CDS encoding zinc ribbon domain-containing protein, giving the protein MPIYEYHCKACGQNFEHLVLGGSEPSHCPHCDDTQVCRLMSACGFVSKGSGGETVRQSASSSSCTGCTASSCASCGH
- the moaA gene encoding GTP 3',8-cyclase MoaA, which translates into the protein MANEPNKDAPFAEKLVDREKRHLNYLRVSITDRCNLRCLYCAPEGRIPKLGHDDILSYEEILRLVRIGIRLGIRKIRITGGEPLVRKGAVDLLRRLVALPELEDVSLTTNGVLLASKAQEIYDAGVRRINISLDSLVPEKFAQITGYDRFERVWAGIERAHEIGFSPIKINVVAMRGINDDEILDLGRLSIDHPFHIRFIEYMPIGNSRTSSRDQLLTPEIRQKISRLGDLIPVENHCHDGPAKRYRLAGARGEIGFISALSQHFCSRCNRLRLTADGKLRACLLSDRHESLKEPLRGGASDEALAEIFRTAVRRKAARHHLALNRCTTVNDQMQGIGG
- a CDS encoding tetratricopeptide repeat protein, which codes for MTRTPSDLFKKRSATNEFLVSSSDESAAKDDGVSARPDTGPDEDTDLAAGFPSTLDRQGLRQAVETDYGAVVPICVLAVRLTFQNRRLDASKKESRPSENLAAVLGPLVDICRDCGGIWARIGNRRFAFAFPRADAKTGREIAKRMQTALPSDNSVGITAGVALYPTANETRAQTVDNAEKALEHAGFFGPGSITEFDAVSLNISGDRLYQAGDIRGAIGEFEKGLRLDPCDTNLLNSLGVCHGVLEEYAQALTAFETAIWLAPEEIMPVYNRGFIFLRQGQTRQALDAFLAANAMESGVFEVVFHIGQIHMDSGRPEQARPYLEAAVRANNRSAAAYRQLGACLDRLGLTKEAVQAYKAVVKINPEDAASLSMLGRLYAKRGESLDVAAVLCEQSVRIAPDNGLFRHRLGRVYLELGRLDVALAEFELAAAQGYDSRVMIEETQDRMMASKAS